The following proteins are co-located in the Sphingomonas panacis genome:
- the dnaE gene encoding DNA polymerase III subunit alpha encodes MAHSAFVPLRIFSCYTMLDGAIDPKAIAKRAQELGFPAAALTDRNGLYAAMAYSDAAKKAGVQPVIGTMLGVARPDLPEGVEPVFDWLALYAQDEAGYRNLCELVSKAHLDRPLEHAPHVSFEMLARHTDGLIALTAGREGGLARLFAEDQPARALAYADRLQALFADRLYIELTRRLDPIEGKAEAPLLDLAYARDLPLVATNPCCFAEADFVEAHDAMLCIASSSYLASEDRPRSSPDAWMKPAAEMRTLFADLPEAIANTLVVAQRCAVAAPYRKPILPSLAGDREGEAEALRVTSRSGLEARLAKAKITDPALRATYAERLEFELDVIISMGFPGYFLIVGDFIKWAKDHDIPVGPGRGSGAGSVVAWALTITDLDPIKLGLLFERFLNPERVSMPDFDIDFCETRRGEVIRYVQEKYGRDQVAQIITFGKLKARAVLKDTGRVLQMSYGQVDRLAKLVPNFPADPWTLDRAMNGVSELVAEYKGNAGVKHLLDLAMKLEGLPRHSSTHAAGVVIGDRPLAELVPLYRDPRSDMPVTQFDMKYVEGAGLVKFDFLGLKTLSVLQKAVQMLADRGVTIDLSALEWDDEGVYKLLQKGDTVGVFQLESEGMRRTLAAVKPSNFGDIIALVSLYRPGPMDNIPSFGRRKNGQEPIEYPHALLEPILAETYGIFVYQEQVMQATQILAGYSLGGADLLRRAMGKKIKAEMDAQRAIFVAGCAEHNQIPAAKANELFDLIDKFAGYGFNKSHAAAYALLAYQTAWLKAHHPHEFFAASMCYDMALTDKLSIFVDDMRRLGVAILPPDINRSEAEFSVEDTGSEESHGLAVRYALGALKSVGEAAMEKLIVEREANGKFATLDDLAHRVDPRLLNKRQLETLAGAGAFDAFTPNRAGIHAAAETILATASRVQSMRASGQGGLFGGEDAAEPPIRLPNAHWPLAERMEAEKEAFGFYFSAHPVDRHGHLARMHGARSYATLGELDIPDDGKSRAGAMMAVLVEDARWRTSARGRRYLMATLSDPSGQFIATCFDDVVAADLEEAAREGACGLLTVELDRRPGEETPRVSVKRLQRFDSLATAARFVLDLTVEAPAAMQTLAGVLADHRGARGEVWAKAAMPDGGFARVLLGRDFLLDQELATRIEGLPGISGVALKTSETRLALVG; translated from the coding sequence ATGGCCCATTCCGCGTTCGTTCCGCTGCGTATCTTCTCCTGTTACACCATGCTCGACGGGGCGATCGACCCCAAGGCGATCGCCAAGCGCGCGCAGGAACTGGGCTTCCCCGCCGCCGCGCTGACCGATCGCAACGGCCTGTATGCGGCGATGGCCTATTCCGATGCGGCCAAGAAAGCCGGCGTCCAGCCGGTGATCGGCACGATGCTGGGCGTCGCGCGGCCCGATCTGCCCGAGGGCGTCGAGCCGGTGTTCGACTGGCTGGCGCTCTACGCGCAGGACGAGGCTGGCTATCGCAATCTGTGCGAACTGGTGTCGAAGGCGCATCTCGACCGGCCGCTCGAACACGCGCCGCATGTCTCGTTCGAGATGCTCGCCCGGCACACAGACGGGCTGATCGCGCTCACCGCCGGGCGCGAGGGGGGGCTGGCGCGGCTGTTCGCCGAGGACCAGCCGGCGCGCGCGCTCGCCTATGCCGATCGCCTGCAGGCGCTGTTCGCCGACCGGCTGTATATCGAACTGACCCGGCGGCTCGATCCGATCGAAGGCAAGGCCGAAGCTCCGTTGCTCGACCTCGCCTATGCGCGCGATCTGCCGTTGGTCGCGACCAACCCGTGCTGCTTCGCCGAGGCGGATTTCGTCGAGGCGCATGATGCGATGCTGTGCATCGCCAGTTCGTCATACCTGGCCAGCGAGGATCGCCCGCGCAGTTCACCCGATGCGTGGATGAAGCCCGCCGCCGAGATGCGGACCCTGTTCGCCGATCTGCCCGAGGCGATCGCCAACACACTCGTCGTCGCGCAGCGCTGCGCGGTGGCGGCACCGTATCGCAAGCCGATCCTGCCGAGCCTTGCCGGCGACCGCGAGGGCGAGGCCGAGGCGTTGCGCGTCACCTCGCGCAGCGGGCTGGAGGCCCGGCTCGCCAAGGCGAAGATCACCGATCCCGCGTTGCGCGCCACCTATGCCGAGCGGCTCGAATTCGAACTCGACGTCATCATCTCGATGGGATTCCCCGGCTATTTCCTGATCGTCGGCGACTTCATCAAATGGGCGAAGGACCACGACATTCCGGTCGGGCCGGGGCGCGGATCGGGCGCAGGCTCGGTGGTGGCGTGGGCGCTGACGATCACCGATCTTGATCCGATCAAGCTCGGGCTGCTGTTCGAACGCTTCCTCAACCCGGAACGCGTGTCGATGCCCGACTTCGACATCGATTTCTGCGAAACCCGGCGTGGCGAGGTGATCCGCTACGTGCAGGAGAAATACGGGCGCGATCAGGTCGCGCAGATCATCACGTTCGGAAAGCTCAAGGCGCGCGCGGTGCTCAAGGATACCGGCCGCGTGCTCCAGATGAGCTACGGTCAGGTCGATCGGCTGGCGAAGCTGGTCCCCAACTTCCCGGCCGACCCGTGGACGCTCGATCGCGCGATGAACGGCGTGTCCGAACTCGTCGCCGAGTACAAGGGCAACGCCGGGGTCAAGCATCTGCTCGATCTGGCGATGAAGCTGGAGGGGCTGCCACGCCACTCCTCGACTCACGCCGCCGGCGTGGTGATCGGCGACCGCCCGCTCGCCGAGCTGGTGCCGCTGTACCGCGATCCGCGCTCGGACATGCCGGTCACGCAGTTCGACATGAAATATGTCGAGGGCGCGGGGCTGGTGAAGTTCGACTTCCTCGGCCTCAAGACGCTGTCGGTGTTGCAGAAGGCGGTGCAGATGCTCGCTGACCGGGGCGTGACGATCGACCTGTCGGCGCTCGAATGGGATGACGAAGGCGTCTACAAGCTGCTCCAGAAGGGTGACACGGTCGGCGTGTTCCAGCTCGAATCGGAGGGGATGCGGCGCACGCTGGCGGCGGTGAAGCCGTCCAATTTCGGCGACATCATCGCGCTCGTCTCGCTGTACCGGCCGGGTCCGATGGACAATATCCCGAGCTTCGGCCGCCGCAAGAACGGGCAGGAACCGATCGAATATCCGCACGCATTGCTCGAACCGATCCTGGCCGAGACCTACGGCATCTTCGTCTACCAGGAGCAGGTGATGCAGGCGACGCAGATCCTCGCCGGCTATTCGCTGGGCGGGGCCGATCTGCTGCGCCGCGCGATGGGCAAGAAGATCAAGGCCGAGATGGACGCACAACGTGCGATCTTCGTCGCGGGCTGCGCCGAGCACAACCAGATCCCCGCCGCCAAGGCCAACGAACTGTTCGATTTGATCGACAAGTTCGCCGGCTACGGCTTCAACAAGTCGCACGCCGCCGCCTACGCGCTGCTCGCGTACCAGACGGCGTGGCTCAAGGCGCATCACCCGCACGAATTTTTCGCAGCGTCGATGTGCTACGACATGGCGCTGACCGACAAGCTCAGCATCTTCGTCGATGACATGCGGCGCTTGGGCGTGGCGATCCTGCCGCCCGACATCAACCGCAGCGAGGCGGAATTCTCGGTCGAGGATACGGGCAGCGAGGAAAGCCACGGCCTGGCGGTGCGCTATGCGCTCGGCGCGCTGAAGAGCGTTGGCGAGGCCGCGATGGAGAAGCTGATTGTCGAGCGCGAGGCCAATGGCAAGTTCGCCACGCTCGACGATCTCGCGCACCGCGTCGATCCGCGGCTGCTCAACAAGCGGCAGTTGGAGACGCTGGCGGGCGCGGGCGCGTTCGACGCGTTCACCCCCAATCGCGCCGGCATCCACGCCGCCGCCGAGACGATTCTAGCGACAGCGTCGCGCGTGCAATCGATGCGCGCGAGCGGGCAGGGCGGGCTGTTCGGTGGCGAGGACGCCGCCGAACCGCCGATTCGCCTGCCCAATGCACATTGGCCGCTCGCCGAGCGGATGGAGGCGGAGAAGGAGGCGTTCGGCTTCTATTTCTCGGCGCACCCGGTCGATCGCCATGGTCACCTCGCGCGGATGCACGGCGCGCGCAGCTATGCGACGCTGGGCGAACTCGACATTCCCGACGACGGCAAATCGCGCGCCGGGGCGATGATGGCGGTGCTGGTGGAGGACGCGCGCTGGCGCACCTCGGCGCGCGGACGGCGCTACCTGATGGCGACGCTGTCCGATCCCTCGGGCCAGTTCATCGCGACCTGTTTCGACGATGTCGTCGCCGCCGATCTGGAGGAGGCCGCACGTGAAGGCGCGTGCGGGCTGCTGACGGTGGAACTCGATCGCCGGCCAGGCGAGGAGACGCCGCGCGTTTCGGTCAAGCGGCTGCAGCGGTTCGATTCGCTGGCGACCGCAGCGCGCTTCGTGCTCGACCTCACCGTGGAGGCGCCTGCGGCGATGCAGACGCTTGCCGGCGTTCTCGCCGACCATCGCGGCGCGCGCGGCGAAGTATGGGCTAAGGCGGCGATGCCGGACGGCGGGTTCGCGCGCGTGCTGCTCGGCCGCGACTTCCTGCTCGATCAGGAACTCGCGACGCGGATCGAGGGACTGCCCGGGATCAGCGGCGTCGCGTTGAAGACGTCAGAAACGCGGCTGGCGCTGGTCGGGTAA
- the ccmC gene encoding heme ABC transporter permease CcmC, whose product MASLHALANPARFLKLARPLTPALFWAGVVLIAIGAWAGLTQTPADYLQGETVRILYIHVPAAWLGMGGWSGIAMCSLAYLVWRHPLAMVAARAIALPGAVFAALCLVTGSIWGRPTWGTWWEWDGRLTSMLLLLFVYLGFMALLRADSDRGGDGRIPALYGLAGSVLLPIIRYSVVWWNTLHQGESIGLTRSSIDATMLWPLWFTLGGFSLFFASVVLMRMRTILAITKAEARMRRMAR is encoded by the coding sequence GTGGCTTCCCTTCATGCCCTTGCCAATCCCGCACGCTTCTTGAAGCTGGCGCGGCCACTCACGCCGGCGCTGTTCTGGGCGGGCGTGGTGCTGATCGCGATCGGCGCATGGGCGGGCCTGACTCAGACGCCGGCGGATTATCTTCAGGGCGAGACGGTGCGCATCCTCTACATCCACGTGCCGGCCGCATGGCTCGGCATGGGCGGGTGGAGCGGCATTGCAATGTGTTCGCTCGCCTATCTGGTATGGCGGCATCCGCTGGCGATGGTCGCGGCACGCGCGATCGCGTTGCCGGGCGCGGTGTTCGCCGCTTTGTGCCTCGTCACCGGCTCGATCTGGGGACGGCCGACGTGGGGAACGTGGTGGGAATGGGACGGGCGGCTGACCTCGATGCTGCTGCTGCTGTTCGTCTATCTCGGCTTCATGGCGCTGCTGCGCGCCGATTCCGATCGTGGCGGTGACGGACGCATCCCCGCACTCTATGGCCTCGCCGGATCGGTACTGCTGCCGATCATCCGCTATTCGGTGGTGTGGTGGAACACGCTGCACCAGGGCGAGAGCATCGGTCTCACGCGATCGAGCATCGACGCGACGATGCTATGGCCGTTGTGGTTCACGCTCGGCGGCTTCTCCTTGTTCTTCGCGAGCGTGGTGCTGATGCGGATGCGGACGATCCTCGCCATCACCAAGGCCGAGGCGCGGATGCGCCGGATGGCCCGATGA
- a CDS encoding glutathione peroxidase, translating to MSAITDFTVRGADGAPVDLTAYAGKVLLIVNTASKCGFTPQYRGLEDLHRRYAGRGFEVLGFPCNQFGAQEPGDATEIATFCSLTYDVTFPVFAKIDVNGPAADPLFTALKAEAPGLLGTKSIKWNFTKFLIDRGGKAVARYGPRTAPEAIAADIEKLL from the coding sequence ATGAGCGCGATCACCGATTTCACCGTGCGCGGCGCGGATGGCGCGCCGGTCGACCTGACCGCTTATGCCGGCAAGGTGCTGCTGATCGTCAACACCGCCTCGAAATGCGGGTTCACGCCGCAATATCGGGGCCTGGAAGACCTGCACCGGCGCTATGCCGGGCGCGGCTTTGAGGTGCTCGGCTTTCCCTGCAACCAGTTCGGCGCGCAGGAACCGGGCGACGCCACCGAGATCGCCACCTTCTGTTCGCTGACCTATGACGTGACCTTCCCGGTCTTCGCCAAGATCGACGTTAACGGCCCGGCCGCCGATCCGCTGTTCACGGCGTTGAAGGCGGAAGCGCCGGGGCTGCTGGGGACCAAATCGATCAAGTGGAACTTCACCAAGTTCCTGATCGATCGCGGCGGCAAGGCGGTCGCGCGCTACGGGCCGCGTACCGCGCCCGAGGCGATCGCGGCGGATATCGAGAAACTGCTGTAG
- a CDS encoding redoxin family protein → MKAGVKLWLPLFAFVAVIAIIALALYRPADRTVYSAMIGKPLPKFDTPPLLPGKPGLTSAAFHDGKPKLLNIFASWCVPCAAEAPQLMALKAAGVTIEGVAIRDTPQAMRDFLARGGDPYAAIGDDKASAVQLSLGSSGVPESFLIDGNGTILLQHVGDIRADEVPGILAKLDAAK, encoded by the coding sequence GTGAAGGCCGGCGTGAAGCTGTGGCTGCCCCTGTTCGCGTTCGTCGCGGTGATCGCGATCATTGCCTTGGCGCTGTATCGCCCGGCCGACCGCACCGTCTATTCGGCGATGATCGGCAAGCCGCTGCCCAAGTTCGACACGCCGCCGCTGCTGCCCGGCAAGCCCGGTCTTACCAGCGCGGCGTTTCATGACGGCAAACCCAAGCTGCTCAACATCTTCGCGAGCTGGTGCGTGCCCTGTGCTGCCGAAGCGCCGCAACTGATGGCGCTCAAGGCGGCGGGTGTCACGATCGAGGGCGTCGCGATCCGCGACACCCCGCAGGCGATGCGCGATTTCCTCGCGCGCGGCGGCGATCCCTATGCTGCGATCGGCGACGACAAGGCGAGCGCGGTGCAACTCTCGCTCGGCTCGTCGGGCGTGCCGGAGAGCTTCCTGATCGATGGCAACGGCACGATCCTGCTCCAGCACGTCGGCGATATCCGCGCCGACGAGGTGCCCGGCATCCTCGCCAAGCTGGATGCGGCGAAATGA
- the ccmE gene encoding cytochrome c maturation protein CcmE, with translation MKAKQQRMILAGLGLAAVAAAALLALSALKDQASFFYAPGDVRRQGLPLGRAVRLGGMVEAGSIKRQADGVSIHFVVGDGVARVPVSFRGIAPDLFREKSGVVAEGSFNPDGSFTATNLLAKHDEKYMPPQMAGKMHETTTLKE, from the coding sequence GTGAAAGCGAAGCAGCAACGTATGATTCTCGCCGGCCTCGGGCTGGCGGCGGTGGCAGCGGCGGCGCTACTGGCGCTGTCGGCGCTCAAGGACCAGGCGTCGTTCTTCTACGCGCCCGGCGACGTGCGGCGTCAGGGTCTTCCGCTCGGCCGCGCGGTGCGGCTCGGCGGGATGGTCGAGGCCGGGTCGATCAAGCGGCAGGCGGACGGCGTCTCGATCCACTTCGTCGTAGGCGACGGTGTCGCCCGCGTGCCGGTCAGCTTCCGCGGCATCGCGCCCGATCTGTTCCGCGAGAAGTCGGGCGTGGTGGCGGAAGGATCGTTCAACCCGGACGGCAGCTTCACCGCGACCAATCTGCTCGCCAAGCACGATGAAAAGTACATGCCGCCGCAGATGGCCGGCAAAATGCACGAAACCACGACGTTGAAGGAATGA
- a CDS encoding heme lyase CcmF/NrfE family subunit, with translation MIAEAGLAALWLAAALAAMQFVLAAIGVRRVLAAPDDESALTTDLIGAVRPVAIVQGALAALAMALLIAVFLRSDMSVLLVAENSHSEKPWLYKFAGAWGNHEGSMLLWVTILGLAGGAVAIFERSLARATVTATLGAQALIALGFYAFLLFASNPFARIDPAPADGQGLNPLLQDPGLAFHPPTLYIGYVGISVAFSFAVGALVARDVGPAFARAMRPWVLGAWIFLTLGITAGSYWAYYELGWGGWWFWDPVENASLMPWLAATALLHSVTVLATRDGLRAWTVMLAVVAFSMSMIGTFLVRSGILTSVHAFAVDPTRGSFILVLLVLYIGGALALFATRVGTVRAGNTFDLVSREGALVANNLLLSVILGVVLIGTLYPIVAAGFGVQLSVGPPFFDKAAGPVALLLVVVMAAGPLLRWRRDGWRALAARLAVPAAACAIVLAAVLVVAGGVSLLPLLGLALAAGLGVASVAPLWGRNLIRTPLFTWGMVVAHLGIAVSLAGMASESAFTKQTLVAARVGEPQQVGPYTVTLTGISPVIGPNWSALEAHLTARRGDSPAITLRPQSRFFTNPVTVTSESAIATRWDGQLYTVLGQIDGAGRVQLRLWWKPFVTLIWLGGALVALGGALSLIGRLLRERRARHRAEAEAWT, from the coding sequence ATGATCGCCGAAGCCGGCCTCGCCGCTTTGTGGCTCGCCGCCGCGCTGGCGGCGATGCAGTTCGTGCTCGCCGCGATCGGCGTGCGCCGCGTGCTGGCTGCGCCCGATGACGAGAGCGCGCTGACCACCGACCTGATCGGTGCGGTGCGTCCGGTCGCGATCGTGCAGGGCGCGCTGGCGGCGCTGGCGATGGCGCTGCTGATCGCGGTGTTCCTGCGCAGCGACATGTCGGTGCTGCTCGTCGCCGAGAACAGCCATTCCGAGAAGCCTTGGCTTTACAAATTCGCGGGCGCGTGGGGCAATCACGAAGGCTCGATGCTGCTGTGGGTGACGATCCTCGGGCTGGCCGGCGGCGCGGTCGCGATCTTCGAACGCAGTCTCGCGCGCGCTACTGTCACCGCGACGCTCGGCGCGCAGGCGCTGATCGCGCTCGGTTTCTACGCCTTCCTGCTGTTCGCCTCGAACCCGTTCGCGCGGATCGATCCCGCGCCCGCCGACGGGCAGGGGCTCAACCCGTTGCTGCAAGACCCCGGTTTGGCGTTCCACCCGCCGACGCTGTACATCGGCTACGTCGGCATTTCGGTGGCGTTCTCCTTCGCGGTCGGCGCGCTCGTGGCGCGCGATGTCGGCCCGGCGTTTGCGCGGGCGATGCGGCCGTGGGTGCTGGGCGCGTGGATCTTCCTCACGCTCGGCATCACCGCCGGCAGCTACTGGGCCTATTACGAGCTCGGCTGGGGCGGCTGGTGGTTCTGGGACCCGGTCGAGAACGCCTCGCTGATGCCGTGGCTGGCGGCGACCGCGCTGCTCCATTCGGTGACGGTGCTGGCGACGCGCGATGGTCTGCGCGCCTGGACGGTGATGCTGGCGGTGGTCGCCTTCTCGATGTCGATGATCGGCACATTCCTGGTGCGATCGGGCATCCTGACGAGCGTCCATGCCTTCGCCGTCGATCCGACGCGGGGCAGCTTCATCCTCGTGCTGCTGGTGCTCTATATCGGCGGTGCGCTGGCGCTGTTCGCGACCCGCGTCGGCACGGTGCGCGCCGGCAACACGTTCGATCTGGTCAGCCGCGAGGGCGCTTTGGTCGCCAACAATCTGCTGCTGTCGGTGATCCTCGGCGTGGTGCTGATCGGCACGCTCTACCCGATCGTTGCGGCCGGGTTCGGCGTGCAATTGTCGGTCGGGCCGCCGTTCTTCGACAAGGCGGCGGGGCCGGTCGCGCTGCTGCTCGTGGTGGTGATGGCGGCGGGGCCGCTGTTGCGCTGGCGGCGCGATGGCTGGCGGGCGCTGGCGGCGCGGCTGGCGGTGCCGGCGGCGGCCTGCGCGATCGTGCTGGCGGCGGTACTGGTGGTCGCGGGCGGGGTATCGCTGCTGCCGCTGCTCGGGCTCGCGCTTGCGGCGGGGCTGGGCGTGGCGAGCGTCGCGCCGCTTTGGGGGCGCAACCTGATCCGCACGCCGTTGTTCACCTGGGGAATGGTGGTTGCGCATCTCGGCATCGCGGTGAGCCTCGCCGGCATGGCGTCTGAGAGCGCGTTCACCAAGCAGACGCTGGTCGCGGCGCGCGTCGGCGAGCCGCAGCAGGTCGGGCCGTATACGGTCACGCTGACCGGAATTTCGCCGGTGATCGGCCCGAACTGGTCGGCGCTCGAGGCGCATCTGACGGCGCGGCGTGGCGATTCGCCGGCCATCACGCTTCGCCCGCAGTCGCGCTTCTTCACCAATCCCGTCACGGTGACGAGCGAGTCGGCGATCGCGACGCGGTGGGACGGGCAATTGTACACCGTGCTCGGCCAGATCGATGGGGCAGGGCGGGTTCAATTGCGCTTGTGGTGGAAGCCGTTCGTGACATTGATCTGGCTCGGCGGCGCGCTGGTCGCGCTGGGCGGCGCGCTGTCGCTGATCGGGCGATTGCTGCGCGAGCGACGCGCCCGGCATCGTGCCGAAGCGGAGGCTTGGACGTGA
- a CDS encoding FMN-dependent NADH-azoreductase gives MKLLQIDSSITGASSVSRPLTEAVVAKLVAADPATAVTKRDLAAAPLPHLDLASYPGGESEAAAASSAILEEFLAADVVVIGAPMYNFTIPSQLKAWIDRVVVRGRTFSYGPDGVTGLIPGKRIIIVVSRGNFYGPGAPAAVFEHLETLLGGVFGFLGAPPEFVIAEGVAAGPEHLAAALDSAHQAIDRLAA, from the coding sequence ATGAAACTGCTCCAGATCGACTCCAGCATCACCGGCGCAAGCTCGGTATCGCGGCCGCTCACCGAGGCGGTCGTCGCGAAATTGGTCGCGGCCGATCCCGCCACCGCAGTCACCAAGCGCGATCTCGCGGCGGCGCCGCTGCCGCATCTCGATCTGGCATCGTACCCGGGTGGCGAGAGCGAAGCCGCTGCCGCCAGCAGCGCGATCCTCGAAGAATTCCTCGCTGCCGATGTCGTCGTGATCGGCGCGCCGATGTACAACTTCACCATTCCGAGCCAGCTCAAGGCATGGATCGACCGAGTCGTCGTTCGCGGCCGCACCTTCAGCTACGGCCCCGACGGTGTCACCGGCCTGATTCCGGGCAAGCGCATCATCATCGTGGTGTCACGCGGCAATTTCTACGGTCCGGGCGCACCGGCGGCTGTTTTCGAACACCTCGAGACGTTGCTGGGTGGCGTGTTCGGTTTCCTCGGCGCTCCGCCCGAATTCGTGATCGCGGAAGGCGTTGCGGCCGGACCCGAACACCTCGCCGCCGCGCTCGACAGCGCGCATCAGGCGATCGATCGGCTCGCCGCCTGA
- a CDS encoding VOC family protein, translating to MARLNYLELPVTDTARAKAFYGSAFGWSFADFGPTYAATTSGDTDLGFQADPAERTAAALPVIDVADVDAALAAVEAAGGAITLPIVEYPGGKRFHFRDHDGHEMAVSQSD from the coding sequence ATGGCGCGACTCAATTATCTGGAATTGCCGGTTACGGACACCGCGCGGGCGAAAGCGTTTTACGGATCGGCGTTCGGCTGGAGCTTCGCCGATTTCGGGCCAACCTATGCGGCGACGACCAGCGGCGACACCGATCTCGGCTTTCAGGCCGATCCGGCGGAAAGGACCGCGGCGGCGTTGCCCGTGATCGACGTTGCCGACGTGGACGCGGCACTGGCGGCGGTCGAGGCGGCGGGCGGGGCGATCACGCTGCCGATCGTCGAATATCCGGGCGGCAAGCGCTTCCACTTCCGCGATCACGACGGGCACGAAATGGCGGTATCGCAGTCCGATTGA
- a CDS encoding GNAT family N-acetyltransferase: MSLWRSVPTLKGQHVTLRPLTRDDGPALVEVARTDGLWNLFYASVAKLKDVDAFMDETVTDQSHGRVIPFAVLTAGKVVGTTRYLRVAEKHRRLEIGGTFYATAVQRTGVNTEAKLLLLGHAFDVLGCQCVQIRTDALNLRSQAAIERLGAKRDGVLRGHQIMADGRLRDSVVYSILDREWPGVRQNLIYLLARHTA, encoded by the coding sequence ATGAGTCTGTGGCGCTCGGTGCCGACGCTCAAGGGCCAGCACGTCACGCTGCGCCCGTTGACGCGTGACGACGGCCCGGCGCTCGTCGAGGTCGCGCGGACCGACGGGTTGTGGAACCTGTTCTATGCCAGCGTGGCCAAGCTGAAGGACGTCGATGCCTTCATGGACGAGACCGTCACCGATCAGTCGCATGGTCGCGTGATCCCGTTCGCAGTGCTCACAGCGGGCAAGGTGGTCGGCACGACCCGCTATCTGCGCGTTGCCGAGAAACACCGGCGGCTTGAGATTGGCGGCACCTTCTACGCGACGGCGGTGCAGCGGACCGGCGTCAACACCGAAGCGAAGCTGTTGCTGCTTGGGCATGCCTTCGACGTGCTTGGCTGCCAGTGCGTGCAGATCCGCACCGATGCGCTCAACCTGCGCAGCCAGGCGGCGATCGAGCGGCTCGGCGCGAAGCGCGACGGGGTGTTGCGCGGGCATCAAATCATGGCGGACGGGCGGCTGCGCGATTCGGTGGTCTATTCGATCCTCGACCGCGAATGGCCGGGCGTGCGGCAGAACCTCATCTATCTGCTTGCGAGGCACACGGCATGA
- a CDS encoding PA0069 family radical SAM protein, translated as MAKTRPARGATVNRESGRFNLPERAADGDWLDDREIVDDGAAPLRTTVTIDTPRTIITRNTSPDIGFDQSINPYRGCEHGCIYCFARPTHAYLDLSPGLDFESRLFAKPDAPVLLRAELGKRGYVVQPIAFGTNTDPYQPIETEWRIMRGCLEVLAETGHPVFITTKSDRILRDLDLIAPMAKRGLVAVMISVTSLDPRTAMTVEPRAPTPERRLAAVKALSDAGVPTYVSISPVIPAITDHEIEHLIARAAQAGARSVNYIPVRLPHEVAPLFRAWLDEHFPDRAAKVMATIQSLRGGRDNDPNFGTRMRGQGPWAELLRTRVQIACRKHGLVREKLVLRTDLFRAPAGAQGELF; from the coding sequence ATGGCAAAGACTCGCCCCGCGCGCGGCGCGACCGTCAACCGCGAGAGCGGCCGCTTCAACCTGCCCGAGCGCGCCGCCGATGGCGACTGGCTCGACGATCGCGAGATCGTCGATGACGGCGCCGCGCCCTTGCGCACTACCGTCACGATCGACACGCCGCGCACGATCATCACGCGCAACACTTCGCCCGACATCGGATTCGATCAGTCGATCAACCCGTATCGCGGCTGCGAGCATGGCTGCATCTACTGCTTCGCGCGGCCGACCCACGCCTATCTCGACCTCTCGCCGGGCCTGGACTTCGAAAGCCGGCTGTTCGCCAAGCCCGATGCGCCTGTGTTGCTGCGCGCCGAACTCGGCAAGCGCGGCTATGTCGTCCAGCCGATCGCGTTCGGCACCAACACCGATCCCTATCAGCCGATCGAGACCGAATGGCGCATCATGCGCGGCTGCCTCGAAGTGCTCGCCGAGACCGGGCATCCCGTGTTCATCACCACCAAGTCCGATCGCATCCTGCGCGATCTCGATCTGATCGCGCCGATGGCGAAGCGCGGGCTGGTTGCCGTGATGATCTCCGTAACCTCGCTCGACCCGCGCACCGCGATGACAGTCGAGCCGCGCGCGCCCACCCCCGAGCGGCGGCTCGCGGCGGTCAAGGCGCTGAGCGACGCAGGGGTGCCGACCTATGTCTCGATCTCCCCCGTCATCCCCGCGATCACCGATCACGAGATCGAGCATCTCATCGCGCGCGCGGCGCAGGCAGGCGCGCGCAGCGTCAATTACATCCCGGTGCGCCTGCCGCACGAAGTCGCGCCGCTGTTCCGCGCCTGGCTCGACGAGCATTTCCCCGATCGTGCCGCCAAGGTGATGGCGACGATCCAGTCGCTGCGCGGCGGGCGCGACAACGATCCCAATTTCGGCACGCGGATGCGCGGACAAGGGCCGTGGGCGGAGCTGCTGCGCACCCGAGTCCAGATCGCATGCCGCAAGCACGGGCTGGTGCGCGAGAAGCTGGTGTTGCGGACGGACCTGTTCCGGGCGCCGGCGGGCGCGCAGGGGGAGCTTTTCTAG
- a CDS encoding winged helix-turn-helix transcriptional regulator has protein sequence MSLGHIDVPDLDPVDIHAGCKTVTPLLARIGDKWSILVVMVLSAGPRRFNELKRLIDGISQRMLTHTLRSLERDGLVSRTVFPTIPPRVDYELTPLGHSLRVPVKALGLWVMENKDEITRSREAFDGRED, from the coding sequence TTGTCACTCGGTCACATCGATGTGCCTGATCTCGACCCGGTCGACATCCACGCTGGCTGCAAGACCGTTACGCCGCTACTCGCGCGCATCGGTGACAAATGGAGCATCCTGGTGGTGATGGTGCTGTCCGCCGGGCCGCGCCGCTTCAACGAACTCAAGCGGCTGATCGACGGCATCTCGCAGCGGATGCTCACGCATACGCTGCGCAGCCTCGAACGTGACGGGCTGGTCAGCCGCACCGTCTTCCCGACGATCCCGCCGCGCGTCGACTATGAACTGACCCCGCTCGGCCACTCGCTGCGCGTGCCGGTCAAGGCGCTCGGGCTGTGGGTGATGGAGAATAAGGACGAGATCACGCGCTCGCGCGAGGCATTCGACGGTCGCGAGGACTGA